A stretch of the Nicotiana tabacum cultivar K326 chromosome 6, ASM71507v2, whole genome shotgun sequence genome encodes the following:
- the LOC142182293 gene encoding uncharacterized protein LOC142182293, whose translation MAADTLSRESGGTLAHLTINKEHATGSIARSSLIERVKAKQFEDPNLVKIRNGLQSKDILTFSLNEDGVLKMNGRLCVPDVDGLRYEIMAEAHNSRYSMHPGSTKMYKDLREIYSWNRMKENISDFVARCLNCQQVKGEHQRPGGLA comes from the coding sequence ATGGCAGCCGACACGCTAAGCAGAGAATCAGGAGGTACCTTGGCACATTTAACGATAAATAAAGAGCATGCCACAGGTTCCATTGCACGTTCCTCTCTTATTGAACGTGTCAAGGCTAAGCAATTTGAAGATCCAAATTTGGTGAAAATTCGAAATGGTTTGCAATCTAAGGATATCCTTACATTTTCTCTTAACGAGGATGGGGTGTTGAAGATGAACGGTCGCTTGTGTGTGCCAGATGTCGATGGGCTTCGTTATGAAATTATGGCTGAGGCACACAACTCAAGATATTCCATGCATCCAGGGTCCACAAAAATGTATAAAGATCTGCGGGAGATCTATTCGTGGAATcgaatgaaggaaaatatttcgGACTTCGTGGCTAGATgtttaaattgccagcaagtaaagggtgagcatcaaagacctggtgggtTGGCTTAG